From uncultured Desulfovibrio sp.:
GGAATGCCGCTTTTTTGCCAGCGGCTATCAGGCGCATCTGGCGGCTGTGGCCGGTTTGCTGCTGCCGGGGCAGCCCCTGCTGGTGGACCGGCGCATGCACGCCAGCGCCACACGCTTTCTGGCAGCCAGCCATGCCCGGATCATGGCCTTTGCGCATGCGGACATGGCGCATCTGGACCGGCGCCTGCTGGCCTGGAAGGCGGAAGCCCCTGCGGAACAGGCCATTGTCATGACGGAAAGCCTGTTCAGCATGGACGGCAGCCTCACCGATCTGGGCGCCCTGCACGCCCTCAAGAAAAAATACGGCTTTTTCTGCTGGGTGGACGAGGCCCATACCCTGGGAGCCTGCGGCCCGGACGGCCGGGGCTGCTGTGCCGAACATGCCGGCCTGGCCGATCTGCTGCTGGGCAGCTTCGGCAAGGCCCTGGGCTACTGGGGGGCCTTTCTGCTGCTTCCGGCGGGTTTCGGGCGCATTCTGGAACAGCGTTCCTCACCGCTCATGCACACCACGGCCCTGCCGCCGGCCCATGCGGCCGGTGCGCTGGCCCTGCTGGAACGTCTGCCCCGTCTGGAAGAGCGTCGTCAGGAACTGGCCAGCAAGGCGGCCTTTTTCCGGCACTGCCTGCACCAGGAGGATCTGCCCGTGCAGGGACAGGC
This genomic window contains:
- a CDS encoding aminotransferase class I/II-fold pyridoxal phosphate-dependent enzyme produces the protein MSVPAGSLYARLSACLAADSRAGLERHAERLRPRPGALDFLSNDSLGLADDAAWRQTLARCVARWAPSGQASWVAGGRHALAEEAATAYAAYFGAAECRFFASGYQAHLAAVAGLLLPGQPLLVDRRMHASATRFLAASHARIMAFAHADMAHLDRRLLAWKAEAPAEQAIVMTESLFSMDGSLTDLGALHALKKKYGFFCWVDEAHTLGACGPDGRGCCAEHAGLADLLLGSFGKALGYWGAFLLLPAGFGRILEQRSSPLMHTTALPPAHAAGALALLERLPRLEERRQELASKAAFFRHCLHQEDLPVQGQAHIVAIPVGDARRCARWADRLAGHGMLVLPARWPTVPHGQALLRCNVRVGHSADDLRRAARLLRLCQPEADARQPA